The following is a genomic window from Citrifermentans bemidjiense Bem.
AAGGTTCGCGGCATGAGCGGCGGGGAGAATTCCGGTCTCGTCAAGGGGATCGTGGAAATGCTCTCCAACAGGGAAACCGGCGGGTTGGGAGGCATCATCCAATCGTTCCAGCAAAAGGGACTGGGGGACATCATCTCCTCGTGGATCGGCAAAGGTCCCAACGCCCCCATCTCGCCTAACCAGGTGAAGGAAGGACTGGGGAACGAACGTATGCAGCAGCTTGCAACGCAGGCAGGAACCTCTACGGACGAAACGGCCAATAAGCTGAGCAACATTTTGCCGGAGATGGTGGATAAGGCGACGCCGGAGGGGACTGTCCCCGAAGGGGGCATCCTGGACAAGGGACTTGAGTTCATCAAGAGCAGGTTCTCGTAGCACCTAGCCCCCGCGCCCCACAAGAAGGCGCGGGGGCTCCACTATCAGCCAAGACACCGATTCCACTCGTCTTTTCCGCACGTACCATCCCCCCTTGACAACGCAAAAACAATGCTTATTTTCCCATCAGAAAATCACTCCATCACTCTGAAAAGGAGGCAACCGACATGGCAACCTGGGATGTATTCAAAGAGTTGGACAGCCTGAGAAGAGAAATTGACGAAGCATTTCGCGGCGCAGGGTACAACCGCCCCTTCGGCCCGGCGTTCCTCTCCCCGGTGGCGACCCGCCGGTTCCCATTGGTGAACTTCAGCGAGGATGAAGGGAGCGTCTACGTCGAGGCACTGGTACCTGGCGTCGACCCCAAGGACGTCGACCTATCCGTCCTCAGGAACACCCTGACCATAAGCGGCGAACGGAAACCCTTCGCAGAGGTGAAAGGTGTAATTCACCGCTCCGAGCTCGGATCCGGCAGGTTCACCCGAACGCTGGAACTCCCGGTCGACATCGACCCGAACAACATAACGGCGCAGTGCAAGGACGGGATGATGCAGATCAAGCTGGCCAAGGCCGAGCACGCGAAACCCAGGAAGATAGATATCAAACTCTCGTAAGGATCAATTTCCATCACGAAGGAGGTCTTAGAAATGGCACCGAACAGCTTGACCGAAAGAAACGACGAGCGCAACGTCCAGACCCGTGAGGAAACCAGGTCTAACGAAAGGTATATCCGCCCCGCGGTTAACATCGTGGAGACAGAAGAAGGACTCTTCCTGACCGCCGACCTACCGGGCGTGGCCAAGGGGGATATCGACGTCAACGTCGAAAAAGGGATCCTCACCATCACGGCTCCGGCGAAATCGACCCTGATGGGAACCCCGGTCTACAGCGAATTTCAGCTGGGGAACTACTACCGTCAGTTCACTATTCCCGAGAGCCTCGACCACGAAAAGGCCAAGGCAGACTTCGTCAACGGCATCCTGACCCTCAGGATTCCCAAGGCGGAGATCGCGAAGCCAAGACGTATCGAGGTGCAGATCGGCTGACAATCACTCAGACGAGCAGAAAGGGGATCTCCCCACCTCAAAAACCACCATCAAAATAGCAGGGGCCGCCCAGAGCGGCCCTTCGCATTCCTGGAAAGCTCCTCCTGGAAAAAAGGCCTTCCCCCTTTCCATTCTTTTTTGATCTGGATCAAAGAAATCCCCTCGGGCATATGGTTTACATGAGCACCATTTTTATATTCCGAAGGAGGATTCAATGCTGCACTGTCTGAAAAAATTGGCCGGAGGTATGGCCCTGATGCTCATGTTGGCTCTGCCTGCACTGGCTGCGGAAAGCAACTGCATCACCTGTCATAAGAAGGTCACCCCCAACATCGTCAAAGACTTCCTCGAAGGCGAGATGGGCAAAAGCGGCAGCGTCGACTGCTTCCACTGCCATGGCAAAGAGCACCAAAGCGCGAAAGACGTGGCCAAGGTCACTATGCCGACCGAGAAGACCTGCAAGCAGTGCCACACCAAGGAGCATGACCAGTACGCCTCCGGCAAGCACGCTCTCGCCTGGGTCGCCATGGACGCCATGCCGACCAACAAGATCCAGCCCCACGCCTACATCCAGGGGATGAAGGGATGCGGCGGCTGCCACAAGGTCGGCATCCGCGACGAGAAGTCCCGCGACGAGGGTCGCTACGGCTCGCCCTGCAATTCCTGCCACACCCGCCACAAGTTCAGCAAGGCCGAGGCGAAGAAGCCGGAAGCCTGCCGCACCTGCCACATGGGCTTCGACCATCCGCAGTGGGAGATGTGGTCCAACTCCAAGCACGGCTCCATCTATCAGATGGAAGGCGACACCGGCCGGGCCCCCACCTGCCAGACCTGCCACATGGGTGACGGCGACCACAACGTAATGACCTCCTGGGGCTTCCTGGCCCTGCGCCTGCCGGAAGAGGACGCCGAGTGGATGGGGTACCGCGTGACGATCCTCAAGGGTCTGGGGGTTCTCGACGCAGCCGGCAAGCCGACCCCGCGCCTGGATCTGGTGAAGGCAGGCAAAGTCGCCCGCCTGACCAAAGAAGAGTGGCAGGCGTCCCGCGACAAGATGGTGGGCGTCTGCAGCAAGTGCCACAGCGCCAGCTACGCGAAGACCAGCCTTGGCAACGCCGACAAGATGATCAAGGAAGCCGACAAGCTGATGGCCGAGGCGATCACCATAGTCGCCGACTTGTACGACAAAGGGATCATCAAGCCGCAGAAAGGTCAGCCGGCCTACCCGGACCTGCTCACCTTCTACGACACCAGGACGCCCATCGAGCAGACCCTGTACGTGATGTTCCTGGAGCACCGCATGCGTGCCTTCCAGGGTGCGTTCCACATGAACCCCGACTACGTCACCTGGTACGGATTGGCCGAGATGCAGAAGGACTTGGTGGACATCAAGGCCGATGCAGCTGCGATGATCCGCGAATCGGGTCACAAGAAGTAACGACCTTATTTCCAATGCTTAAAAGAAAGCGGGGCGTCCAGGACGCCCCGCTTTTTTCACAGAAAGTCCGTGAAGCAGCGGGTGCGCCACCATCCTTAGGCAAAATTAACACCGTAGTATCACCGTAGTATCATCACTCACTGCCACCAAAGATCCGGGAACTCATAGAGCGTCTGTGACGCGAACCTTACCAGAAACGGCAGGTCGAAGCTGCAATCAAGGAGTGCAAAAAGTGAAGAAGACAGACAAGTACTTGAAACTGGTCGAGTGGTCCGAGGAGGATGGTTGTTATGTCGGGACCTGTCCAGGTCTTATCTACGGCGGGGTCCATGGAGATAATGAGGCAGAGGTTTACCGTGAGCTTTGTGAAACGGTGGCGGAGGCAATAGAGCTGTACGAAGCCGATGGCAAGCCGCTGCCACCTGCCACGGCAAATAAGGAGTACTCCGGTCGGTTTGTGCTGAGGGTCGACAAGGAGTTGCATCGCCAAGTAGCCATCCGTGCCCTCAGATCCGGCGAAAGCCTGAACAGCTATTGCCAAAAGATATTGAAGAAAGCAATCGCGGAAGGCTAACCCTTCACAGTTTGAGCCCATCTTAGCAAGAGCGTCTGATCTTCGGTCTCTTCGACATGAGTCCCGAACCCCTTACCCTGGAGGTTCATGGTGTCACGCAGCCAGCACGAGTCGGCGCCACTTACGCGGACCACCTGGAACTTTCGCACCCGCGTTGGCATCAGCCTCAGTTCCTCCAGCTCGCCTGTCTTCCCTTCCACATCCGCAAAGTACATGAAGCCGAGGTCGCCGTGATACGCTTCCTTCCCCCTTATCCCCTCGTAATCGGTCAGAAAATCACCGCAACCATAGATGATCAGCTTGCCCCGGTACACCTCAATCCCCTTCACATGATGGGAGGAGTGGCCATGGATCAGGTCGACTCCGGCGCTGTCGATGAGACGATGGGCGAAGTCGATCTGTTCCGGCGGGATCTCGAATCCCCAGTTGCCTCCCCAGTGGATGGAGGCCACCACCACGTCCCCCTCCTGCTTCACCTGTCGCACCGACTCTCTCAACCTCTCCGCCGTCCGGTCTGAAAGGTCCGGCAGCAGGTTCACGCCCGCCAGTTCCTTTCCGGCTCCCCATTCGCCAGGAATGCCGCTGGAGGCATCCCCAAAGGAGAAGACATGCACCCTCCCCTGGCC
Proteins encoded in this region:
- a CDS encoding YidB family protein, whose product is MTRTASSVRADGQDRQQPKGGTKMGIIDDVTSKVRGMSGGENSGLVKGIVEMLSNRETGGLGGIIQSFQQKGLGDIISSWIGKGPNAPISPNQVKEGLGNERMQQLATQAGTSTDETANKLSNILPEMVDKATPEGTVPEGGILDKGLEFIKSRFS
- a CDS encoding Hsp20/alpha crystallin family protein, giving the protein MATWDVFKELDSLRREIDEAFRGAGYNRPFGPAFLSPVATRRFPLVNFSEDEGSVYVEALVPGVDPKDVDLSVLRNTLTISGERKPFAEVKGVIHRSELGSGRFTRTLELPVDIDPNNITAQCKDGMMQIKLAKAEHAKPRKIDIKLS
- a CDS encoding Hsp20/alpha crystallin family protein, producing MAPNSLTERNDERNVQTREETRSNERYIRPAVNIVETEEGLFLTADLPGVAKGDIDVNVEKGILTITAPAKSTLMGTPVYSEFQLGNYYRQFTIPESLDHEKAKADFVNGILTLRIPKAEIAKPRRIEVQIG
- a CDS encoding multiheme c-type cytochrome, with the translated sequence MLHCLKKLAGGMALMLMLALPALAAESNCITCHKKVTPNIVKDFLEGEMGKSGSVDCFHCHGKEHQSAKDVAKVTMPTEKTCKQCHTKEHDQYASGKHALAWVAMDAMPTNKIQPHAYIQGMKGCGGCHKVGIRDEKSRDEGRYGSPCNSCHTRHKFSKAEAKKPEACRTCHMGFDHPQWEMWSNSKHGSIYQMEGDTGRAPTCQTCHMGDGDHNVMTSWGFLALRLPEEDAEWMGYRVTILKGLGVLDAAGKPTPRLDLVKAGKVARLTKEEWQASRDKMVGVCSKCHSASYAKTSLGNADKMIKEADKLMAEAITIVADLYDKGIIKPQKGQPAYPDLLTFYDTRTPIEQTLYVMFLEHRMRAFQGAFHMNPDYVTWYGLAEMQKDLVDIKADAAAMIRESGHKK
- a CDS encoding type II toxin-antitoxin system HicB family antitoxin, which codes for MKKTDKYLKLVEWSEEDGCYVGTCPGLIYGGVHGDNEAEVYRELCETVAEAIELYEADGKPLPPATANKEYSGRFVLRVDKELHRQVAIRALRSGESLNSYCQKILKKAIAEG
- a CDS encoding CapA family protein, with translation MQNPVSIFMCGDVMIGRGIDQILPHPVDPHIYEWFVTDARRYVDLAERCSGAIPRPVSFDYIWGDALEILRRLRPDVKLINLETSVTTSEDFWPGKGINYRMHPHNFPAITAAGIDVCALANNHVMDWGYQGLEETLRTLKESGVRCAGAGPDLSSAAGPATVAVPGQGRVHVFSFGDASSGIPGEWGAGKELAGVNLLPDLSDRTAERLRESVRQVKQEGDVVVASIHWGGNWGFEIPPEQIDFAHRLIDSAGVDLIHGHSSHHVKGIEVYRGKLIIYGCGDFLTDYEGIRGKEAYHGDLGFMYFADVEGKTGELEELRLMPTRVRKFQVVRVSGADSCWLRDTMNLQGKGFGTHVEETEDQTLLLRWAQTVKG